From the genome of Amycolatopsis sp. NBC_01488, one region includes:
- the mtrA gene encoding MtrAB system response regulator MtrA has product MKARVLVVDDDPALAEMLTIVLRGEGFDTAVVADGSRALPALRELKPDLVLLDLMLPGMNGIDVCKAIRAESGVPIVMLTAKSDTVDIVLGLESGADDYVVKPFKPKELVARVRARMRRTEAEPAESLTIGDLAIDVPGHEVTREGKAIPLTPLEFDLLVALARKPRQVFTREVLLEQVWGYRHAADTRLVNVHVQRLRSKVEKDPEHPEVVLTVRGVGYKAGPP; this is encoded by the coding sequence ATGAAGGCACGTGTTCTCGTGGTCGACGACGACCCTGCTCTCGCGGAGATGCTCACCATCGTGCTCCGTGGGGAGGGGTTCGACACGGCCGTGGTCGCCGACGGTTCGCGCGCGCTGCCCGCGCTGCGCGAGCTGAAGCCCGACCTCGTCCTGCTCGACCTGATGCTGCCCGGGATGAACGGGATCGACGTCTGCAAGGCGATCCGCGCCGAGTCCGGGGTGCCGATCGTCATGCTCACCGCCAAGAGCGACACCGTGGACATCGTCCTCGGCCTGGAGTCCGGCGCGGACGACTACGTCGTGAAGCCGTTCAAGCCGAAGGAGCTGGTCGCGCGGGTCCGGGCCCGGATGCGGCGCACCGAGGCCGAGCCCGCGGAGTCGCTCACCATCGGCGACCTGGCGATCGACGTGCCCGGGCACGAGGTCACGCGCGAGGGCAAGGCCATCCCGCTGACCCCGCTGGAGTTCGACCTGCTGGTGGCGCTGGCCCGCAAGCCGCGCCAGGTGTTCACCCGCGAGGTGCTGCTCGAGCAGGTGTGGGGCTACCGGCACGCGGCCGACACCCGGCTGGTGAATGTGCACGTCCAGCGCTTGCGCTCGAAGGTGGAGAAGGACCCCGAGCACCCCGAGGTGGTGTTGACCGTTCGCGGTGTCGGGTACAAGGCCGGCCCGCCGTGA
- the mtrB gene encoding MtrAB system histidine kinase MtrB has translation MITETGRRLPAFARSTARLVRRVVVFARRRAVAFNELWKHSLQFRVTVSTLALSSAVVFVLGMVLQNQITERLLDTKREAAIAQTRAAADTAAGELVGLGGETHDAMSNRLQNALKKIAITPTSQDAAGSAAGTFVPVLASAGHDQTGEVPASAGPFENVPPRLRQFVEANEMSLLEHTVTDPDGSRTTYLIVGTPLNTVASPLQLYLLFPLTTEQNTVATVQNTLLVGCLVLLLLLAGITNLVTRQVVRPVRQAAAAAEQFAGGDLDQRLAVLGEDDLAKLAVSYNGMAASIQGQIRQLEEFGGLQRRFTSDVSHELRTPLTTVRMAADVLHASREQFPAGLARSTELLVDELDRFESLLGDLLEISRLDAGVEELSAEFIDVRPIATRAVEQVRVIAGNAGSSVELVLPDEEVIAEVDARRVERILRNLLGNAVDHSEGKPVVLTVAANETAVAVTVRDHGVGLQPGEADLVFNRFWRADPSRNRRTGGTGLGLAISQEDARLHGGELDAWGAPGHGACFRLVLPRRQDVPAGDPPLVLPPPDHAAAEVPLGLIDITPAPEAIFAEREEIGQ, from the coding sequence ATGATCACGGAGACCGGCAGACGGCTCCCCGCGTTCGCGCGTTCGACGGCACGCCTGGTGCGGCGTGTCGTCGTTTTCGCGCGCCGGCGCGCGGTCGCGTTCAACGAGCTGTGGAAGCACTCGCTGCAGTTCCGCGTCACGGTGTCGACGCTCGCGCTGTCCTCGGCCGTGGTCTTCGTGCTGGGCATGGTGCTGCAGAACCAGATCACCGAGCGCCTGCTGGACACCAAGCGCGAAGCCGCGATCGCGCAGACCCGCGCGGCCGCGGACACCGCCGCCGGCGAGCTGGTCGGCCTCGGCGGCGAGACGCACGACGCGATGAGCAACCGGCTGCAGAACGCGCTGAAGAAGATCGCGATCACGCCGACCAGCCAGGACGCGGCCGGCTCGGCGGCGGGCACGTTCGTCCCGGTACTCGCCAGCGCCGGCCACGACCAGACCGGCGAGGTGCCCGCGTCCGCCGGGCCGTTCGAGAACGTGCCGCCGCGGCTGCGCCAGTTCGTCGAAGCCAACGAGATGAGCCTGCTCGAGCACACGGTCACCGACCCCGACGGCTCGCGCACGACGTACCTGATCGTCGGCACCCCGCTCAACACCGTCGCGAGCCCGCTGCAGCTGTACCTGCTGTTCCCGCTGACGACCGAGCAGAACACCGTCGCGACCGTGCAGAACACGCTGCTCGTCGGCTGCCTCGTGCTGCTGCTCCTGCTGGCGGGCATCACGAACCTGGTGACCCGGCAGGTGGTGCGCCCGGTCCGGCAGGCCGCCGCGGCGGCCGAGCAGTTCGCCGGGGGAGACCTCGACCAGCGCCTGGCCGTGCTCGGCGAGGACGACCTGGCGAAGCTCGCGGTGTCCTACAACGGGATGGCCGCGAGCATCCAGGGCCAGATCCGCCAGCTCGAGGAGTTCGGTGGGCTGCAGCGCCGGTTCACCTCCGACGTCTCGCACGAGCTGCGCACGCCGCTGACCACCGTCCGGATGGCCGCGGACGTGCTCCACGCGTCCCGCGAGCAGTTCCCGGCCGGGCTCGCGCGGTCGACCGAGCTGCTGGTCGACGAGCTCGACCGGTTCGAGTCGCTGCTGGGCGACCTGCTGGAGATCAGCAGGCTCGACGCCGGGGTCGAAGAGCTGTCCGCGGAGTTCATCGACGTCCGCCCGATCGCCACGCGCGCGGTCGAGCAGGTGCGCGTGATCGCCGGCAACGCGGGCAGCTCGGTCGAGCTCGTGCTGCCCGACGAGGAAGTCATCGCCGAGGTCGACGCCCGGCGCGTCGAGCGGATCCTGCGCAACCTGCTCGGCAACGCCGTCGACCACAGCGAGGGCAAGCCGGTGGTGCTCACCGTCGCGGCCAACGAGACCGCGGTCGCGGTGACCGTCCGGGACCACGGCGTCGGCCTGCAGCCCGGCGAAGCCGACCTGGTGTTCAACCGGTTCTGGCGCGCCGACCCGTCGCGCAACCGGCGCACCGGCGGCACCGGGCTCGGCCTGGCGATCAGCCAGGAGGACGCGCGCCTGCACGGCGGCGAGCTCGACGCGTGGGGCGCGCCCGGCCACGGCGCCTGCTTCCGGCTCGTGCTGCCGCGCCGCCAGGACGTGCCGGCCGGCGACCCGCCGCTCGTGCTGCCGCCGCCCGACCACGCCGCCGCCGAGGTGCCCCTCGGGCTGATCGACATCACGCCGGCGCCGGAGGCGATCTTCGCCGAACGTGAGGAAATCGGTCAGTGA